From Flavipsychrobacter sp., a single genomic window includes:
- a CDS encoding outer membrane beta-barrel protein has product MRKNLLRSILVLCIGATALSAYAQPAIPRKYVEHPGFSLGINFGMSDLWGDVGTQNFVDHYNNDKYFDKPTFMGGIFFRYVAHPSVGMRLNINYGTLYATDEWNINKAKSATSVEDDAYQRYLRNQDARANVWEATFMFELMPLRWNSESKVAQKAMQPYLTAGVGGFYFRPQTSLIDPLTGRKRWVDTRDLQLEGDGVPNSGARATTPFQIAVPVGLGLRWDIGNNMMFGFEYLYRFTTTDRLDNVSSEYVSKAYFDRHLSEEYAETAKQVYDKSWYIEPGSTNAPGSTRGNKEILDGYSTFSIQFIYRLETNKIPWWY; this is encoded by the coding sequence ATGCGGAAAAATTTACTCCGTAGTATTTTAGTATTGTGCATCGGTGCTACAGCCTTATCGGCATATGCACAGCCTGCTATACCAAGAAAATATGTTGAGCATCCGGGTTTTTCTTTGGGTATCAATTTTGGTATGTCAGATTTATGGGGCGATGTAGGTACTCAAAACTTCGTAGACCATTACAATAATGATAAGTATTTTGATAAGCCAACATTTATGGGAGGTATTTTCTTCCGTTATGTAGCTCATCCATCTGTTGGAATGCGTCTAAATATTAACTACGGTACACTCTACGCTACAGACGAGTGGAATATTAATAAGGCTAAATCGGCAACATCTGTTGAAGATGACGCTTATCAACGTTACTTGCGTAATCAAGATGCTCGAGCTAATGTATGGGAAGCGACTTTTATGTTCGAATTAATGCCGCTTAGATGGAACTCTGAGAGCAAAGTTGCTCAAAAGGCAATGCAACCATACCTTACAGCAGGTGTTGGTGGTTTTTATTTCCGTCCTCAAACGTCATTGATAGACCCTCTTACTGGTCGTAAAAGATGGGTAGATACTAGAGACTTGCAACTGGAAGGAGATGGCGTTCCTAATTCTGGTGCAAGAGCTACAACTCCATTCCAAATTGCGGTACCTGTAGGTTTAGGTCTTCGTTGGGATATCGGTAATAATATGATGTTCGGTTTTGAATATCTATATCGCTTTACTACTACAGATAGATTAGATAATGTAAGTAGTGAATATGTGTCGAAAGCATATTTCGATAGACATTTATCAGAAGAATATGCTGAAACTGCAAAGCAAGTATATGATAAATCTTGGTATATAGAGCCAGGTTCTACAAACGCACCAGGAAGTACTAGAGGTAATAAAGAGATCCTTGACGGATATTCTACTTTTAGTATCCAGTTTATCTATAGATTAGAAACAAACAAAATACCTTGGTGGTACTAA